From Spiroplasma monobiae MQ-1, a single genomic window includes:
- a CDS encoding formate/nitrite transporter family protein, translating into MNKNNNIEDEIRALKEEDYGILDAQHSFMVDGVLGGFKAAIHKLHYTFIKQILLGIMSGVIIGFGYVACIIAMVSIQDTSFKAFGTILLGFIFPGCIILITFLGGGLFTSHVFSTIPVFKGCGSRRLYLKGIFGVLLGNFAGTFIFVALFSAAGGLWDNKDFLTKVFSMAMHKMYLVNHDILNGVAISGMSILATVGIGIASGILCNMMVCATLPLASTTKNTAAIILMMIFPIAYFAIGGFQHGPANSFFMWMMLFEAIFNHSDVVIGVIVDGAGDKTEFIKEIHPQIQYFFLFIAISTLPTLIGNWFGGALLLPGILYFINKEYASVLFKKIKLEYLEEKSGNFKAKAEKQMKKLKQKIKEKQADIDSQENNKN; encoded by the coding sequence ATGAATAAAAATAACAACATTGAAGATGAAATTAGAGCCTTGAAGGAAGAAGACTATGGAATTTTAGATGCACAGCATTCTTTCATGGTTGATGGTGTTCTTGGCGGATTCAAAGCTGCAATACATAAGTTGCACTACACATTTATAAAACAAATATTATTAGGAATAATGAGTGGTGTGATCATTGGTTTTGGTTATGTTGCATGTATAATTGCAATGGTATCAATCCAAGACACTTCATTTAAAGCTTTTGGAACAATTCTTTTAGGATTTATATTCCCTGGATGTATTATATTAATTACATTCTTGGGAGGTGGATTATTCACAAGTCATGTGTTTAGCACAATTCCTGTTTTTAAAGGTTGTGGAAGTAGAAGGTTATATTTAAAGGGTATATTCGGAGTTCTTTTGGGAAACTTTGCAGGAACTTTTATATTTGTTGCTTTATTTTCTGCTGCTGGAGGTCTTTGAGATAATAAAGATTTTCTAACTAAAGTATTTAGCATGGCAATGCACAAGATGTATTTAGTAAATCATGATATTTTAAATGGAGTTGCAATAAGTGGCATGAGTATATTGGCAACTGTTGGTATAGGAATTGCTTCAGGTATTTTGTGTAATATGATGGTTTGTGCAACTCTTCCGTTGGCAAGTACAACCAAAAATACTGCAGCCATTATTCTTATGATGATTTTCCCAATTGCTTATTTTGCAATTGGTGGTTTCCAACATGGACCTGCAAACTCGTTCTTTATGTGAATGATGCTTTTTGAAGCAATATTCAATCACTCAGATGTTGTTATAGGTGTTATTGTTGATGGTGCGGGTGACAAAACAGAATTCATTAAAGAAATTCACCCTCAAATACAATATTTCTTCTTGTTTATAGCGATTAGTACTTTACCAACACTTATTGGTAACTGATTTGGAGGTGCATTATTATTGCCTGGTATTCTTTACTTTATAAATAAAGAATATGCTTCAGTTTTATTTAAAAAAATAAAGCTAGAATATCTAGAAGAAAAATCAGGTAATTTTAAAGCAAAAGCTGAAAAACAAATGAAAAAACTTAAGCAAAAAATAAAAGAGAAGCAAGCTGATATTGATTCTCAAGAAAATAATAAAAATTAA